Proteins from a genomic interval of Candidatus Eremiobacterota bacterium:
- a CDS encoding HNH endonuclease signature motif containing protein, with protein sequence MDTHVTQFIAALFLPDEEELLHLGDPFSSQDYEDMLLLPEPYELPAETSHQTERLVKITSEGLIPEAEKLTEDSSFGSIDRDERAERIDFLLCEAVRGRLALDLVLGGLLVTLKSKGVDQLGYRSMGTFATEHLSFSGRTASELMHNYKLLRSLPLTREAYLQGRIAKSALRHLSRVITPENEGEWLGVARARSLCGLEREVKRALAGENAGSAPASGVSDKAHDAEPEGTMMYFSVAPSLALTWDFALSLFRDREHYDGPLSGFVEALLANFLASGKVAPELPALDADGNRPIFSRGGPLLKRRMRNRRVSAPGEVSGQAGEGEAGETPWSSPWSIFFPSWLEEARPEKVTGASARAIAGRLIRAASIRQRLDVAAGMLLRAMDERQLHRLLGYEFIEDYAGERCGFSMAQTRQLIMLAEGFRRHSLTDDAFRKGVITREQARLILPLVDSRNESQWIAYAASVPTVDLREEAGRVARILEYDCLVPHNYTLLPGFRYVTDERLHDLPEEVQDCIRDGSWYKGPSLDSSWPLEADDEELFASRDRRFDAPWKYFSGVEEMMASEASMKIEKDSRLCAGQKARELCTIPRGESPEETFLVDILSAGSPSRAATGTMMIKFFLPRELEVLWNLAAHAFLVRLALAEGADSLVLPEEKFLAALMADYLKTEGTLKKAAHHHKILKRDRFRCQTPGCRCRRNLHVHHIIRRSQGGTDDPWNLIVLCEACHLHLLHGLRTLTVRGRAPFELTFTFGSLSEAGAPFLVYQRGVRRESAAHAAGVSPGF encoded by the coding sequence ATGGATACACATGTAACCCAATTCATTGCTGCCCTGTTTCTCCCTGATGAAGAAGAGCTTCTTCACCTCGGTGATCCTTTTTCTTCCCAGGATTACGAGGATATGCTCCTTCTCCCGGAGCCTTATGAGCTTCCCGCTGAAACCAGTCACCAGACGGAGCGCCTGGTAAAAATCACCAGTGAGGGCCTCATCCCCGAAGCGGAAAAGCTCACGGAGGACAGCTCCTTCGGCTCAATCGACAGGGATGAGCGGGCAGAGCGCATTGATTTTCTGCTCTGCGAGGCAGTCCGCGGCCGCCTGGCACTGGATCTCGTGCTTGGCGGTCTTCTCGTTACTCTCAAATCGAAAGGAGTTGATCAGTTAGGATACCGCTCCATGGGGACCTTCGCCACGGAGCATCTCTCTTTCTCGGGGCGCACCGCATCGGAGCTGATGCACAACTATAAGCTCCTCAGGAGCCTGCCCCTCACGCGGGAGGCCTATCTGCAGGGCAGGATCGCCAAAAGCGCTCTCAGGCATCTTTCGAGGGTCATCACGCCCGAGAACGAGGGAGAGTGGCTCGGTGTCGCCCGGGCGCGCTCTCTGTGCGGCCTTGAGAGGGAAGTGAAAAGGGCTCTCGCGGGAGAAAATGCCGGATCGGCTCCCGCTTCCGGGGTAAGCGATAAGGCACACGATGCTGAGCCTGAGGGCACGATGATGTATTTCAGCGTGGCACCGTCCCTTGCCCTCACCTGGGACTTCGCCCTCTCCCTCTTCCGGGACAGGGAGCACTATGACGGACCGCTTTCGGGATTTGTCGAGGCGCTCCTTGCGAACTTCCTGGCCTCAGGGAAAGTGGCGCCGGAGCTTCCAGCCCTCGATGCCGACGGGAACCGCCCCATATTCTCCCGGGGGGGTCCCCTCCTGAAAAGGAGGATGAGAAACCGCCGCGTGAGCGCTCCCGGCGAGGTCAGCGGGCAGGCCGGCGAGGGAGAGGCCGGTGAGACTCCGTGGTCATCACCATGGAGCATCTTCTTCCCGTCGTGGCTTGAAGAGGCCCGGCCGGAAAAAGTTACCGGGGCCTCCGCGAGGGCAATTGCAGGCCGCCTGATCAGGGCCGCCTCGATCCGCCAGAGGCTCGACGTGGCCGCGGGGATGCTCCTTCGGGCGATGGATGAGCGGCAGCTCCACCGCCTTCTCGGCTATGAATTCATCGAGGACTATGCAGGGGAGCGCTGCGGCTTCTCGATGGCGCAGACCCGCCAGCTCATAATGCTCGCCGAGGGATTCCGGCGCCACTCACTCACCGATGACGCCTTCAGAAAAGGCGTCATCACCAGGGAACAGGCGCGCCTCATTCTTCCCCTCGTGGACTCCAGGAATGAGTCACAGTGGATCGCCTATGCCGCGAGCGTGCCCACCGTTGACCTCAGGGAAGAGGCGGGGCGTGTCGCCAGGATCCTGGAGTATGACTGCCTGGTCCCCCACAATTATACTCTGCTTCCCGGATTCCGCTACGTCACCGACGAGAGGCTTCACGACCTGCCGGAGGAGGTGCAGGACTGCATACGTGACGGCTCGTGGTACAAGGGGCCCTCACTTGATTCTTCGTGGCCTCTTGAGGCAGACGACGAGGAGCTCTTCGCTTCCCGCGACAGGCGCTTCGATGCGCCCTGGAAGTATTTCAGCGGTGTAGAAGAGATGATGGCCTCCGAGGCCTCCATGAAAATTGAAAAAGATTCGCGCCTGTGTGCGGGGCAAAAAGCCCGGGAGCTCTGCACCATCCCCCGGGGTGAGAGCCCCGAGGAGACCTTCCTGGTGGACATCCTCTCGGCAGGGAGCCCCTCAAGAGCTGCCACAGGAACCATGATGATAAAATTCTTTCTCCCCCGGGAGCTTGAGGTGCTCTGGAACCTCGCGGCCCATGCCTTTCTCGTCAGGCTTGCCCTGGCGGAAGGCGCTGACAGCCTGGTCCTCCCGGAAGAAAAATTCCTTGCCGCCCTCATGGCGGACTATCTCAAGACCGAGGGAACCTTGAAAAAAGCGGCCCATCATCACAAAATCCTGAAGCGCGACCGGTTTCGCTGCCAGACCCCCGGCTGCCGGTGCCGTCGGAATTTGCACGTGCATCACATCATCAGGCGCTCCCAGGGCGGCACCGATGACCCCTGGAACCTCATCGTGCTCTGCGAGGCCTGCCACCTCCACCTCCTCCACGGCCTTCGGACCCTCACCGTGAGGGGCAGGGCGCCCTTTGAACTCACCTTCACCTTCGGCTCCCTCTCTGAAGCAGGGGCCCCTTTCCTGGTCTATCAAAGAGGAGTCCGGCGGGAATCAGCGGCGCATGCCGCCGGTGTCTCCCCGGGCTTCTGA
- a CDS encoding molybdopterin-dependent oxidoreductase — MNRIVEIVAWILSLPVALWRASAPRKYLSELVTYSIDGMEWPDLPSWRLEVSGEVEEKLVLDWDSFRCLPRSELKRDFHCITGWSVLDVTWEGVLWKDFLARIRLLPGGRFVRFISHGGYSASFSLQELEGAILADTLEGQPLAPERGGPLRLVAPELYGYKSVKGLRRIEITAARLLGFWELWGYGPSGKIGATERKRIARAKR; from the coding sequence ATGAACCGCATCGTGGAGATCGTCGCCTGGATTCTCTCCCTGCCTGTGGCGCTGTGGCGGGCGTCAGCACCGAGGAAGTATCTTTCTGAGCTTGTCACTTACTCCATTGACGGCATGGAGTGGCCTGACCTGCCGTCGTGGCGCCTGGAGGTCTCCGGAGAGGTGGAAGAAAAGCTGGTCCTGGACTGGGATTCATTCAGGTGCCTTCCCCGCTCTGAGCTGAAAAGGGATTTTCACTGCATCACCGGCTGGAGCGTCCTGGATGTAACCTGGGAGGGAGTCCTCTGGAAGGATTTCCTTGCCCGGATAAGGCTCCTGCCTGGCGGCAGATTCGTAAGGTTCATCTCCCATGGCGGCTACTCGGCTTCATTTTCACTGCAGGAGCTTGAAGGCGCCATTCTTGCGGACACCCTGGAAGGCCAACCCCTTGCCCCCGAAAGAGGCGGCCCGCTGCGCCTTGTGGCGCCCGAGCTCTATGGCTATAAGAGCGTGAAGGGGCTCAGGCGGATCGAGATAACCGCGGCCCGCCTCCTGGGCTTCTGGGAGCTCTGGGGATACGGCCCCTCCGGAAAGATAGGGGCCACGGAGAGAAAGCGCATCGCGAGGGCAAAAAGGTGA
- a CDS encoding UbiD family decarboxylase has product MERYRELLDKAKTIQDPLKRTLFFLGLMSEALGSEKERPVVVGGFALEFYSTGGYATGDVDLVYADPGSLGVLLNGWGFRKEGRHWISEELDLFIEIPGFALAGEERDRVTIVEVEGLQVALIGIEDLIVDRLNAFVHWKSTDDGYWAEELLFMYGDNIDRAYLERRCVEEHTAAALGELCGEVARLKHENP; this is encoded by the coding sequence ATGGAGCGTTATCGAGAGCTTCTGGATAAAGCGAAGACCATTCAGGACCCCCTTAAGAGGACTTTATTTTTCCTTGGTCTCATGTCTGAGGCACTTGGTTCAGAGAAAGAAAGGCCCGTTGTGGTGGGGGGATTTGCACTTGAGTTTTACTCTACCGGCGGATATGCGACCGGTGATGTGGACCTGGTCTATGCGGATCCCGGATCTCTCGGGGTCCTGCTCAATGGATGGGGCTTCCGGAAGGAGGGGAGGCACTGGATAAGTGAGGAACTCGACCTCTTCATTGAAATCCCAGGCTTTGCACTCGCCGGGGAAGAGCGCGACAGGGTCACCATCGTTGAAGTGGAGGGCCTGCAAGTGGCTCTCATCGGCATAGAGGACCTTATAGTGGACAGGCTGAATGCCTTTGTTCACTGGAAGTCCACCGATGACGGCTACTGGGCCGAAGAGCTGCTTTTCATGTATGGAGACAACATTGACCGTGCCTATCTTGAACGAAGGTGCGTTGAGGAGCACACTGCGGCAGCCCTTGGGGAGCTCTGCGGGGAAGTGGCGAGGCTTAAGCATGAGAACCCTTGA
- a CDS encoding PAS domain S-box protein → MDSPAAPSLDLPVEIPLDESLFRDILGSINALVLLLDPQGRVIHCCLSSESSRFFKPGSVNGKPFCEIAPLTDEKGNADPVCSTLSEGKREFHYRSALTALNGEKAIISWSLSQIPAGGGTLRYIVATGIDITLQEMMEKRSSEFEARVRSILAYAPLAIFMIDDTSAIVIANRKAAELTGYPEEELKGSSMDILIPESIKARHEALHLQYLKHPTAHVMGAGKDINCLRKDGREVPVEVALSHIDSPSGSLTVCFVSDITVRKTIESELKKAREEFIAILAHDLKNPLASMMGYAQILQRRLGKEADKDVFEYLMMISQSGSILLNQINNIVTASRMDAHMSTYHFESFSFSEVLEKMKALFMPLAQFQEITLEFSSSKDLKVYGDKDKLSHVFENLVINAFRYTPRGGTIGIEARPEGEMAVIKVFDTGKGIPAKDQEHIFEKYRQVQGEKKGTGLGLYIVKNVLEAHRSPIALESSPGKGTSFTFSLPATKEKEAPLAGSFLVVCSNEKLRSSITAYLESEGTLPELASNGMEGLRMASTGDYHSIIISDDLPDLTVKDFMKALKLGEATINVPLIVITEKDSHSHGKKPARALRWPSDSGLLRGMLEERASQ, encoded by the coding sequence ATGGACTCTCCGGCAGCGCCTTCCCTCGATCTCCCCGTTGAAATCCCGCTCGATGAGAGCCTTTTCAGGGATATCCTGGGCAGCATCAACGCCCTTGTGCTCCTGCTGGATCCCCAGGGCCGCGTGATTCACTGCTGCCTCTCCTCGGAGAGCAGCCGCTTTTTTAAACCCGGCTCAGTAAATGGAAAGCCTTTCTGCGAAATTGCCCCCCTCACCGACGAGAAGGGAAATGCCGATCCCGTATGCTCCACGCTCAGCGAAGGGAAGAGAGAATTCCATTATAGAAGCGCGTTGACTGCACTGAACGGTGAAAAAGCAATCATTTCCTGGTCCCTCTCACAAATCCCGGCAGGCGGCGGCACCCTCAGGTATATCGTCGCCACAGGCATCGACATCACCTTGCAGGAAATGATGGAGAAAAGAAGCAGTGAATTTGAAGCGCGCGTCAGGAGCATCCTGGCCTATGCCCCCCTTGCCATCTTCATGATCGATGACACGAGCGCCATAGTGATTGCCAACAGGAAAGCCGCGGAGCTCACCGGCTACCCGGAAGAGGAGCTCAAAGGCAGCTCCATGGATATCCTGATACCGGAGAGCATAAAGGCACGGCATGAAGCGCTTCACCTGCAATATCTCAAGCATCCCACTGCACACGTGATGGGCGCCGGAAAAGATATCAACTGCCTTCGCAAAGACGGGAGGGAAGTTCCCGTGGAAGTGGCCCTCAGCCATATTGACTCACCTTCAGGCTCACTCACCGTGTGCTTTGTCTCAGATATCACGGTACGCAAGACCATCGAATCAGAGCTCAAGAAGGCCCGCGAGGAGTTCATCGCCATCCTGGCCCACGATCTCAAGAACCCCCTGGCATCAATGATGGGATATGCCCAGATCCTGCAGCGCAGGCTGGGTAAAGAAGCCGACAAGGACGTCTTTGAATACCTCATGATGATAAGCCAGTCCGGCAGCATCCTGCTGAACCAGATCAACAACATCGTGACTGCATCACGCATGGATGCCCATATGAGCACGTACCATTTCGAATCGTTCTCTTTCTCCGAAGTCCTCGAAAAAATGAAGGCCCTCTTCATGCCCCTTGCGCAGTTCCAGGAGATCACCCTTGAGTTCTCATCAAGTAAGGACCTCAAAGTCTACGGAGACAAAGACAAGCTCAGCCACGTATTTGAAAATCTCGTCATCAACGCCTTCCGCTACACACCCCGCGGGGGGACGATTGGCATAGAGGCCCGCCCTGAAGGCGAGATGGCCGTCATCAAGGTCTTTGACACGGGGAAAGGCATCCCGGCGAAGGACCAGGAGCACATTTTCGAAAAATACCGCCAGGTGCAGGGCGAGAAAAAAGGAACAGGCCTGGGCCTCTACATTGTGAAAAATGTGCTGGAAGCCCACAGGAGCCCCATCGCCCTCGAAAGCTCCCCGGGTAAGGGCACGTCGTTCACCTTTTCACTTCCTGCGACGAAAGAAAAGGAAGCGCCGCTTGCCGGCAGTTTCCTCGTGGTGTGCAGCAATGAGAAGCTGCGCTCCTCCATCACGGCATACCTTGAATCGGAAGGAACCCTGCCCGAGCTGGCCTCAAACGGCATGGAAGGCCTCCGCATGGCTTCCACGGGGGATTACCATTCCATCATCATCTCAGATGACCTGCCCGATCTCACGGTGAAGGACTTCATGAAAGCCTTGAAGCTTGGCGAGGCAACGATAAATGTCCCCCTCATCGTCATCACAGAAAAAGATTCTCACAGCCACGGAAAGAAACCGGCAAGAGCGCTCCGCTGGCCTTCTGATTCAGGGCTGCTGAGGGGAATGCTGGAAGAAAGGGCTTCACAATAA